One segment of Penaeus chinensis breed Huanghai No. 1 chromosome 14, ASM1920278v2, whole genome shotgun sequence DNA contains the following:
- the LOC125032224 gene encoding pro-resilin-like, protein MNAKVLILLGLVAIAAADSFESFEYRPPQHRSSEESYESGEAKYDFQWAVKHDDSGNDFGHQEARDGEDTQGSYYVHLPDGRLQSVRYVVDGDDGYVADVNYEGEARFPDSFESASFESREYRPRYVYDSNESK, encoded by the exons ATGAACGCCAAG GTCCTCATCCTCCTGGGTCTGGTAGCTATTGCCGCTGCCGACAGCTTCGAATCTTTCGAATACAGACCACCACAG CACCGCTCGTCTGAGGAATCCTACGAGTCCGGagaagccaagtacgacttccaATGGGCCGTTAAGCACGACGACTCCGGCAACGATTTCGGACACCAGGAAGCCCGTGACGGTGAAgacactcagggatcctactacgtgcacctccccgacggccgcctccaGTCCGTGAGATACGTCGTGGACGGTGATGACGGCTACGTTGCCGATGtcaactacgagggcgaggctcgtttCCCTGACTCCTTCGAATCTGCTTCCTTCGAGTCCCGCGAATACAGGCCACGATACGTCTATGACTCCAATGAGTCCAAGTAA